A single genomic interval of Trinickia acidisoli harbors:
- a CDS encoding YeiH family protein — protein sequence MSGPQSGAAHAGNVNGHEGEHNAGRDATRRGFWREWTAKEDGWAIWIGLGLVLVAYVLYASGTSIRWLAVAPAQWASIDNAAHHFAVHLPNYIALFVVLGGLFSIAVAALGQRVTHFIASFAIVFIGSVVIFELGAWVDASKYNLEPPLVALLAGLLLSNLFKLPEWFHAGLRVELYIKVGIVLLGATLPFTLIIWAGPVAVGQASIVSLLTFSTIFFVASALGLDKRFAAVLGTGGAVCGVSASIAIAGAVRAKREHASVAITLVIVWAIVMIFALPFVSRAFGLPTGIAGAWIGTSEFADAAGIAAAQAYGDFAKHGVGAIAGAPEASLQAFTLMKVVGRDIWIGIWAFVLSIVATTLWEREGDLTARANASEIWARFPKFVIGFVVASAFVTWVASGHTLGDYRKVVTPAFTAPVTVLRTWAFIFCFFSIGLTTRLKSLSATGVKPFLAFTTGVVVNVIVGYVLSVHVFGHYWAGLGQ from the coding sequence ATGAGCGGACCTCAATCCGGCGCGGCTCATGCCGGGAACGTGAATGGGCACGAAGGCGAGCACAACGCGGGCCGTGACGCGACGCGGCGCGGCTTCTGGCGCGAGTGGACGGCGAAGGAGGATGGGTGGGCGATCTGGATCGGCTTGGGTCTGGTTCTTGTCGCTTACGTCCTTTATGCGAGCGGTACCAGCATCCGTTGGCTCGCCGTGGCACCGGCGCAATGGGCGAGCATCGACAACGCCGCGCATCACTTCGCCGTGCATCTGCCGAACTACATCGCGCTGTTCGTCGTACTCGGCGGACTCTTTTCGATCGCCGTCGCGGCGCTCGGCCAGCGGGTTACGCACTTCATTGCGTCGTTTGCGATCGTGTTCATCGGTTCGGTCGTCATCTTCGAACTCGGCGCGTGGGTCGATGCGTCGAAGTACAACCTCGAGCCGCCGCTCGTCGCGCTTCTTGCGGGTCTTCTGCTGTCGAACTTGTTCAAGCTGCCTGAATGGTTTCATGCGGGGCTGCGCGTTGAGCTTTACATCAAAGTCGGCATCGTGCTGCTCGGCGCGACGTTGCCGTTCACGTTGATCATCTGGGCCGGCCCCGTCGCGGTGGGACAGGCGAGCATCGTGTCGCTGCTGACGTTCTCCACGATATTTTTCGTTGCTTCGGCGCTGGGTCTCGACAAGCGCTTCGCCGCGGTGCTGGGCACGGGCGGCGCGGTGTGCGGCGTATCGGCATCGATTGCGATCGCGGGCGCGGTGCGCGCGAAGCGCGAGCATGCATCGGTTGCGATTACGCTCGTCATCGTCTGGGCCATTGTGATGATCTTCGCGCTGCCGTTCGTGTCGCGTGCGTTCGGCTTGCCGACGGGCATCGCTGGGGCATGGATCGGGACGTCCGAGTTCGCCGATGCCGCCGGTATTGCCGCGGCACAGGCGTACGGCGATTTTGCGAAACATGGGGTCGGTGCGATTGCCGGTGCGCCCGAAGCGTCACTGCAGGCATTCACGTTGATGAAGGTCGTCGGCCGCGATATCTGGATCGGCATTTGGGCATTCGTCCTCTCGATCGTCGCGACGACGCTTTGGGAGCGCGAGGGCGATCTAACCGCGCGGGCGAACGCGAGCGAGATCTGGGCGCGTTTCCCGAAGTTCGTGATCGGCTTCGTCGTCGCGTCGGCGTTCGTCACGTGGGTCGCGAGCGGCCATACGCTCGGCGATTACCGTAAGGTCGTTACGCCGGCATTTACCGCGCCGGTGACGGTGCTGCGCACGTGGGCGTTCATCTTCTGCTTCTTCTCGATCGGATTGACGACGCGCCTGAAGTCGCTGTCCGCGACGGGCGTCAAACCGTTCCTCGCATTCACCACGGGGGTGGTGGTCAACGTGATCGTCGGGTACGTGCTGTCGGTACATGTCTTCGGACACTACTGGGCGGGCCTTGGGCAATGA
- a CDS encoding 4Fe-4S dicluster domain-containing protein: protein MSYLPRTIASRTSAPVTIDETRCIADKGCTVCVDVCPLDLLAIDLTKGKAYMQFDECWYCMPCEKDCPTGAVKVDIPYLLR, encoded by the coding sequence GTGTCCTACTTGCCACGAACCATCGCGAGCCGCACGAGCGCGCCCGTGACGATCGACGAAACGCGCTGCATCGCCGATAAGGGCTGCACGGTCTGCGTCGACGTCTGCCCGCTCGACCTGCTCGCGATCGACCTGACGAAAGGCAAGGCCTATATGCAGTTCGACGAATGCTGGTACTGCATGCCGTGTGAAAAGGATTGCCCGACGGGCGCCGTGAAGGTCGACATTCCGTATCTGCTGCGCTGA
- a CDS encoding fumarate reductase/succinate dehydrogenase flavoprotein subunit, giving the protein MNTQVHEYDLVVVGGGTAGPMAAIKAKERNPALKVLLLEKAHVKRSGAISMGMDGLNNAIIPGHATPEQYTREITLANEGIVDQSAVYAYAKHSFTTIEELDRWGVKFEKDGNGDYAVKKVHHMGSYVLPMPEGHDIKKMLYRQLKRSRIAITNRIVATRLLTDSNGHVSGVLGFDCRTAEFQVIRAKAVVLCCGAAGRLGLPASGYLMGTYENPTNAGDGYAMAYHAGAALSNLECFQINPLIKDYNGPACAYVTGPLGGFTANGKGERFIECDYWSGQMMWEFYQELQGGNGPVFLKLDHLAEETIQTIEQILHTNERPSRGRFHAGRGTDYRQRMVEMHISEIGFCSGHSASGVYVNERAETTVPGLYAAGDMAAVPHNYMLGAFTYGWFAGQNAADYIAGREHASVDEAQVEAERARIYAPLDREHGLPPAQVEYKLRRMVNDYLQPPKVTRKMEIGLERFEEIADDIDAISAQHPHELMRAAEVRAIRDCAEMAARASLFRTESRWGLYHHRVDYPQRNDAEWFCHTWLRKDERGHMLTEKHRVEPYVVPLDEVDRGAYERLRIRTPATAI; this is encoded by the coding sequence ATGAACACGCAAGTCCACGAATACGACCTAGTGGTTGTCGGCGGCGGAACAGCCGGCCCGATGGCCGCCATCAAGGCCAAGGAGCGCAACCCCGCACTCAAGGTGCTTTTGCTCGAGAAAGCGCACGTCAAGCGCAGCGGCGCAATCTCGATGGGCATGGATGGTCTGAACAACGCCATCATTCCCGGCCACGCCACGCCCGAGCAATACACGCGCGAGATCACCCTCGCGAACGAGGGCATCGTCGATCAGTCGGCCGTCTACGCCTATGCGAAGCACAGCTTTACCACCATCGAAGAACTCGACCGCTGGGGCGTGAAATTCGAAAAGGACGGCAACGGCGACTATGCGGTGAAGAAGGTTCACCACATGGGATCGTACGTTCTGCCCATGCCCGAAGGTCACGACATCAAGAAGATGCTGTATCGGCAATTGAAGCGCTCGCGCATTGCGATCACGAACCGAATCGTCGCGACGCGCCTGTTGACCGATTCGAACGGACACGTGAGCGGCGTACTCGGCTTCGACTGCCGGACGGCCGAGTTTCAAGTGATCCGCGCGAAGGCCGTCGTCCTCTGCTGCGGCGCGGCCGGGCGGCTCGGTCTGCCCGCGTCCGGTTATCTGATGGGCACTTACGAAAATCCGACCAATGCCGGCGACGGCTACGCGATGGCCTATCACGCGGGTGCGGCGCTCTCGAACCTCGAATGCTTTCAGATCAACCCGCTCATCAAGGACTACAACGGTCCCGCGTGTGCGTACGTGACGGGGCCGCTCGGCGGCTTCACGGCGAACGGCAAAGGCGAGCGCTTCATCGAATGCGACTACTGGAGCGGACAGATGATGTGGGAGTTCTACCAGGAACTGCAGGGCGGCAACGGTCCCGTATTCCTGAAGCTCGACCATCTCGCGGAAGAAACGATCCAGACCATCGAGCAAATTCTCCACACGAACGAGCGGCCGAGCCGCGGCCGCTTTCACGCCGGACGCGGCACCGACTACCGGCAACGGATGGTGGAAATGCATATCTCCGAGATCGGGTTCTGCAGCGGCCACAGCGCGTCGGGCGTCTACGTCAACGAACGAGCGGAAACCACGGTGCCCGGGCTCTATGCGGCGGGCGACATGGCCGCCGTCCCGCACAACTACATGCTCGGCGCGTTCACCTATGGTTGGTTCGCCGGCCAGAACGCCGCTGATTATATTGCCGGCCGCGAGCATGCGAGCGTCGACGAGGCTCAAGTCGAAGCCGAACGCGCACGCATTTACGCGCCGCTCGACCGTGAGCATGGCCTACCGCCCGCTCAGGTCGAATACAAGCTGCGCCGCATGGTGAACGATTATCTGCAACCGCCGAAGGTCACCCGCAAGATGGAGATCGGCCTCGAGCGATTCGAGGAAATCGCCGATGACATCGACGCGATTTCGGCGCAGCACCCGCACGAACTGATGCGTGCGGCCGAAGTGCGCGCAATCAGAGACTGTGCGGAGATGGCAGCACGTGCGTCGCTATTTCGCACGGAAAGCCGCTGGGGACTCTACCACCATCGTGTCGACTATCCGCAGCGCAACGACGCCGAATGGTTCTGCCACACGTGGCTGCGCAAGGACGAGCGCGGCCACATGTTGACCGAGAAACATCGCGTCGAGCCCTATGTCGTGCCGCTCGACGAAGTCGATCGCGGCGCTTACGAGCGCCTGCGCATCCGGACACCTGCCACCGCAATCTAA
- a CDS encoding GntR family transcriptional regulator: MTNPASNLIALTAAPLYAQIKDILRTRILDGTYAPLSQMPSEHELCATFGVSRITVRQALGDLQKEGLLFKLHGKGTYVSKPKAFQNIGSLQGFAEAMSSMGYEIVNQLRSARTVEADRQVAARLRLEPATPVTQIRRVRLLNREPVSLEITWLPRDLGARVMNADLATRDIFLVLENDCAIALGHADIAIDAVLADDDIVDALHITEGSPVLRVDRLTHDATGKPIDYEHLYFRGDAFQYRFRTDRNRPAQHGPQAL, encoded by the coding sequence ATGACGAACCCAGCCAGCAACCTCATTGCCCTAACCGCCGCGCCGCTTTATGCCCAAATCAAGGACATTTTGCGCACGCGCATCCTCGACGGCACGTATGCGCCGCTCAGCCAGATGCCGTCCGAGCATGAGCTCTGCGCGACGTTCGGCGTGAGTCGCATTACGGTGCGCCAGGCGCTCGGCGATCTGCAAAAGGAAGGCCTGCTCTTCAAGCTGCATGGCAAAGGCACGTATGTATCCAAGCCGAAGGCATTTCAAAACATCGGTTCGCTTCAAGGCTTCGCGGAAGCGATGTCGTCAATGGGATATGAAATCGTCAACCAGTTGCGCAGCGCCCGAACGGTCGAGGCGGACCGCCAAGTCGCCGCGCGCCTTCGCCTCGAGCCCGCCACGCCCGTCACGCAGATTCGTCGGGTCCGCCTGCTCAATCGCGAACCCGTATCGCTCGAGATCACTTGGCTGCCGCGCGATCTCGGCGCACGCGTCATGAATGCCGACCTCGCGACACGCGACATTTTTCTGGTACTCGAGAACGACTGCGCGATCGCGCTCGGTCACGCGGACATCGCGATCGACGCCGTCCTTGCCGACGATGACATCGTCGACGCCCTGCATATCACGGAAGGCAGCCCGGTGCTGCGCGTCGATCGCCTCACCCACGACGCGACGGGCAAGCCGATCGACTACGAGCACCTCTATTTCCGCGGCGACGCGTTTCAGTACCGATTCAGGACCGATCGCAACAGGCCGGCACAACACGGACCGCAAGCACTATAA